Sequence from the Mesorhizobium sp. PAMC28654 genome:
CCTTCATCTGCGAGGCGGCCTCGTAGCCCAGCGTACCAGAGCGCCCGACGATGCCGACCCGGCCGGGAAGATAGATGCTGCCCGGCATGATGCCCATCAGCGCCTGTCCGGGTGTGATAATGCCCGCACAGTTCGGTCCGATCAGCTTCATGCGGTCCTCGAAGCGATAGCGCCGCATGTAGCGCTTCACCTGCATCATGTCCTGCGAGGGAATGCCGTCGGTGATGCAGACACAGAACTTGATGCCGGCATCGGCCGCTTCCATGATCGAGTCGGCGGCGAAGGGCGGCGGAACGAACACGATGCTGGCCTCGGCACGGGTCTCGCGCACCGCCCCCTTCACCGTGTTGAAGATGGGCAGGCCGAGATGCGTCTGCCCACCCTTGCCGGGCGTCACGCCGCCGACGAGCTTGGTGCCATAGCGTTTCATGTCCTCGGCATGGAAGCTGCCGATCTTGCCGGTGAAGCCCTGAACGAGGACGCGGGTGTTGCGATTGAGCAGAATTGCCATATTTTCCTCCCGTCAGGCTGCGTTTTTCTTGGTGACTGCTTGCCAGGCGGCAACCGCCTTTTCGGCGGCCTCGGCCAGCGTGTCGGCGACGATCACATCCTCGCCGGATTCGGCCAGGATGCGCTTGCCCTCATCGACATTGGTGCCGGCCAACCGCACAACGAGCGGAACGTTGACGCCGACTTCGCGGATCGCCTTGATGACGCCCTCGGCGACCCAGTCGCAGCGGTTGATGCCGGCGAAGATGTTGACCAGGATCGTCTCGACATTCTTGTCGCCGAGAACCGCTCGGAATGATTTGGCGACGCGCTCGGGCGAGGCGCCGCCGCCGATGTCGAGGAAGTTCGCCGGCTCGCCGCCGGCGATCTTGATCATGTCCATCGTCGCCATCGCCAACCCGGCGCCATTGATGATGCAGCCGATATTGCCGTCGAGCCCGACATAGGACAGGCCACGGTCGCTGGCGAAGGTTTCGCGCGGATCTTCCTGGCTCTTGTCGCGCAGCTCGGAGAT
This genomic interval carries:
- the sucD gene encoding succinate--CoA ligase subunit alpha, producing MAILLNRNTRVLVQGFTGKIGSFHAEDMKRYGTKLVGGVTPGKGGQTHLGLPIFNTVKGAVRETRAEASIVFVPPPFAADSIMEAADAGIKFCVCITDGIPSQDMMQVKRYMRRYRFEDRMKLIGPNCAGIITPGQALMGIMPGSIYLPGRVGIVGRSGTLGYEAASQMKALGIGISTSVGIGGDPINGSSFKDILKLFEQDDATDAVVMIGEIGGPQEAEAAIWARDNMRKPLIAYIAGLSAPKGRRMGHAGAIISAFGESAQEKVEILKEAGVTIVPTPASFGEVVANTLARIKRAA